GATGACCTCCAGCGCACGCACTATCCGCCGGCCGTTGCTCGGCAGGATGGCCTCTGCCGCAGCCGGATCGCGTTCCGCCAGGCGGGCGTGCATGCGCGCCGGACCGAGCGTGGCGAGCTCGCCCTCGAGCCGTGCCCGAATCTCGTGGTCAGTGCCCGGGAACTCGAATTGGTCGAGGATCGCGCGGATGTAGAGTGCGCTGCCGCCGACGACGACCGGCACGGCACCACGCTCCCGGCAGTCGGCGATGGCCGAACGCGCCATGGACTGGAACTCGGCGACCGTAGCCGGTTCAGTGACGTCGAGCACGTCGAGCAGGTGATGCCTGACACCACGTCGCTGGTCCGGAGGGACTTTGGCGGTGCCGATGTCCATTCCGCGATAGACCTGCATCGAATCGGCGTTGATCACCTCGCCGCCGAGATGGACAGCCAGGTCGATCGCCGTCTCACTCTTACCCGCGGCCGTGGGCCCCACGACCGCGAGGATCGGCACCTCTTCCGTTCCGTTCACCTCTCCAGTCTCACATGCAACCACATGTGGCCTGGCCAGCAATACGCTGGCCAGGCCAC
This genomic interval from Phytoactinopolyspora mesophila contains the following:
- the miaA gene encoding tRNA (adenosine(37)-N6)-dimethylallyltransferase MiaA, with the protein product MLAVVGPTAAGKSETAIDLAVHLGGEVINADSMQVYRGMDIGTAKVPPDQRRGVRHHLLDVLDVTEPATVAEFQSMARSAIADCRERGAVPVVVGGSALYIRAILDQFEFPGTDHEIRARLEGELATLGPARMHARLAERDPAAAEAILPSNGRRIVRALEVIELTGRPFAAALPPRRYAFDHVAQIGLDVPRPVLDQRIEQRVHAMWAAGLVDEVRALRAQGLEAGRTASRALGYAQVLEFLAGERSEDEAREEVIRATRRFARRQDSWFRKDERISWVPFDAEDRTERAIAETGSVCSTAADRVHDVHGR